One window from the genome of Elaeis guineensis isolate ETL-2024a chromosome 5, EG11, whole genome shotgun sequence encodes:
- the LOC105036078 gene encoding cytochrome P450 71A1: protein MECSAALLVYSCLLLIPIALLLYAKTTRPSLRLPPGPRRLPIIGNLHQLGELPYRSLCLLSEKHGPLMSLKLGSTPTLIISSSDMACEILKTQDLIFCTRPPLVAHKRYSYGGLDMAFAPYGEQWRQVRRICMLEVFSAKRVLAFQSIREEEIETLIQTIIRNTSSSPVNLSEMLLCLFNNITSREVFNRRFSGDGECTRSNNHDLIREIMSIMGGFCLGDFFPSMEWLDVLTGLRGRIERSFHGLDELLEEEINKHINAKGNHDDFIDVLLGLQKDPSLGFILTRDQMKAIIMNVFLGGSDTSASTIEWAMSELMKNPKIMKKAQDEIRGLLGNKGKVEECGIQKLHYLKLVIKEVLRLHPPAPLLIPRECMHDCKINGYDIPKKTMVYINAWAIGRDPNNWQDAEAFVPERFEENDISYKGQHFDFIPFGSGRRICPGMSLGLVATEIALANLLYRFNWELPNGMSREDFGMEEHFGLVIHRRSPLLLVATPTSFAA from the exons ATGGAGTGCTCAGCTGCTCTCTTAGTTTATTCATGCCTCCTCTTAATACCAATAGCTCTGTTGTTGTATGCCAAGACCACAAGGCCAAGTTTGAGGCTCCCTCCTGGTCCGAGAAGGCTGCCGATCATCGGCAACCTTCATCAATTGGGTGAGCTTCCATACCGCTCCCTCTGCCTCTTGTCAGAGAAACATGGCCCACTTATGAGCCTAAAACTTGGTAGTACACCAACGCTCATCATATCCTCCTCGGATATGGCTTGTGAAATTTTGAAGACCCAAGATCTCATCTTTTGCACCCGACCTCCCCTTGTTGCCCATAAACGATATTCCTATGGTGGATTAGACATGGCCTTCGCACCATACGGAGAACAGTGGAGACAAGTGCGGAGGATCTGTATGTTAGAAGTCTTCAGTGCCAAGCGAGTATTAGCTTTTCAGTCCATAAGGGAGGAAGAAATAGAAACCCTAATACAAACTATCATAAGGAACACATCTAGCAGTCCTGTGAATCTTAGCGAGATGCTGTTGTGTCTCTTTAACAATATAACTAGTCGAGAGGTCTTCAACAGGAGGTTCTCGGGGGATGGTGAGTGTACGAGGAGCAATAATCACGATCTTATAAGGGAGATTATGTCTATAATGGGTGGATTTTGTTTGGGGGATTTTTTCCCCTCGATGGAGTGGTTGGATGTGCTTACCGGCTTGCGCGGGAGAATCGAGAGGAGCTTTCATGGCTTGGATGAGCTCCTCGAGGAGGAGATCAACAAGCACATAAATGCTAAGGGAAACCATGATGACTTCATCGATGTTCTGCTTGGGCTTCAGAAGGATCCAAGCCTTGGGTTCATTCTCACCAGGGATCAAATGAAAGCTATCATCATG AATGTGTTCCTTGGTGGATCAGATACCTCTGCGTCCACCATAGAGTGGGCAATGTCAGAGCTCATGAAAAACCCAAAGATTATGAAGAAGGCACAAGATGAAATTCGAGGTCTCCTAGGAAATAAAGGAAAAGTGGAAGAGTGTGGCATTCAGAAACTTCATTATCTGAAGCTTGTAATAAAAGAAGTTCTTCGATTGCACCCTCCGGCTCCACTATTAATCCCTCGAGAATGCATGCATGATTGCAAAATTAATGGATATGACATTCCTAAAAAAACAATGGTGTATATAAATGCATGGGCCATTGGAAGAGACCCCAACAATTGGCAGGATGCTGAAGCATTCGTGCCTGAAAGGTTTGAAGAGAATGACATCAGCTACAAGGGGCAGCACTTCGATTTTATACCATTCGGGAGTGGCCGAAGGATATGTCCTGGCATGTCACTAGGATTGGTTGCTACGGAGATTGCCCTTGCAAATCTTCTCTATAGGTTCAATTGGGAGTTACCCAATGGAATGAGCAGAGAAGATTTTGGCATGGAAGAGCACTTTGGACTAGTTATTCACAGAAGATCACCTCTTCTTCTGGTGGCAACCCCAACATCTTTCGCTGCATAG